From the genome of Fusarium fujikuroi IMI 58289 draft genome, chromosome FFUJ_chr06:
GGTCACACGCCGCCTTGAGCGTCAATGGCGGGCGGACCGAGAGAATGGAGGGGCTGAATGAGACCTGACCTGCAGCAACATCCATACATACATGCGCAGCTACGGTGCCTACTCCTGCTGTGCTTGGACCTGGAGCTCTTGAAATATTCTCTTATTAGTGGACGAAGGGGGCCGGAGAGATCGTCATAGGGCCAGAAGGGCATGGGTCACACAGGGAAGCGAAAGAAATGCCCACAGGGCAGACCAGTTAAACATCTGCTGAGGGGCTCAACTGAGGGAGATCGGGGGACCCCGAGCGCTAAGAGCGTTCACCGTGCCGCTTGCTGGGGTTTGGTGGTGGCTGTCACAGAGGCTGAGAACAACGTATTGTCCCATTCTTGCGGGGCAGATGCAGGtgagaatgaggaagaaACATGATGTGACTGGATGGGATTGGAGGATCCAAATGTGTTTTATTGATTACCTATTCAGTTGACCATTGCGAGGCAGTGTAAGAAAGTTGAATGCTACGACGTTGTGTTCTCTGCAtacttaggtaccttagtagttAGGTACGATGAGATTTATGTTTGATGGTAGCCCACTGCTCGTGTTTGGTCAATAGGTAAGTCAGAACCATGAGCCGAAACCCCTGCCGAGAAGAGGCATTTGTCTTGAGAAACTTCCTATCGTGGCCCCGAATCATCTGAAATCATCTGAAATCATCTGAATCTATTCTTGCGGCACTCGTTCGCCTCGTTGGAAGACATATAACGCTTCATCCTTCCCAGGAAAGGATGGCAACGCTATCTTTACTACCATAGTCCAGTCCTCATGCTCCTTCGCCATAAACTCATCCATGGTGACTCCCTTGAATCCTGTGTAACCGTTCCGATTCTGCGTGCCCACAACTGCGATAGTGTCGCCGCCAAAGGCAGAAACCAGTTTCCGCGTAAATCCTCCCTCAGTGCCGCCACCAACacctccaccaacaacaggATACACAAGGAGGAGAACCATGCCTTCACCGGTCGAATTCTTGCGTAACCACTTCACGCCGTCCGATATGATTGTGTCGTTGACCCAGTTGACTCTCCATTCACTCTGCATGTTATCCACCGCATGCACTGTGAGGCCGTAGCGTCGGAGCATATAGGACCAATAACCATTGCCAGAACCGATGTCGACAATCGGGCGCCCGTCAGACAGAATTTTCAGGATGGCCAGGCTCTCGTGAGTTGGTGTTGCGCAGCCAAAGTGATGCATGAAAATTGGAAGAACATGATGGGACATTGGGACACGTTCTGATGCCAGGCAAGGGCCGCACCATTCAAGAGAGTGACATGACCACATCCAGAAGTCGAGATAGGGATTTGCGCTGGGCGGTTGCTTGCTCTTGGGGATAGTGAGTTTCGTTACAAGCCCAGGGTGCAGATACCGCTTGCTCTCAAGGTTGGCTGCGACTTCACGCCTTATGGAATCCTTCTTAGCATTTGTTCCTAGATTCTTGAGAAACGCAGCAGTAGCTGTTGATGGTCTGAAGATAGAGGTGTATGCCTCAATGTCCGCTTGAGGAGGCGGTTCTCTCTACATATATGTTAGTTTCACAGATTATTACTCCTCGGACATTGCCCATAGGCAAGTTCTTACAGGTGAGCCATCTTCATTGCGATACCACGCGTGTAAACCGTTGACACCTCCAAGGTTGACTACTGACTGGACTTGGGCAAGTTTCACACTTGCCACGGCATGGTATGTATAGGGATCCGGATCAGGTAGTTGGAAAAGCACTCGACTGGCGTTGAAGAGATCATTTTTCAACAGGTGGTTCAAAGCCTCTCTCTGACGGTCGGCATCCTCAATGAGTTCATCTGGGCTGAAAGATGGGCTTCCAACACAATGAACGAACCTGGATTGGGGCATCTTGAGGGTTAATAATGGCAACCTATCGAGAGATCATTCACAACAAGTGCCTCGGTTCGATATGGATGACGTTATACTGTTGGCATAGAATTGAGTTAGCCATGGGTGGTAGGCATTGTGTGAAGCCTCTCCCAAGGTGGACACAAACTAGGTAACTTAGCACCTTGCTAAGCCCACACTGGCTGCCCTGACACACAATGCAATTGGATATCTACTACGGagtattaaatattatttcCATTCTATAAGCCGGAAGGCCATCATATCGCGATGTTATCCCTCGACCATTTGTCGCGGAGCAGTCCTGCACCCCGACCCCGAAGAGAAATTCGGTCTGACGTATCATTTATGAGCGGTTTCGCTCATTTGTCGCACTACGTTCGTTGCCCTCGGGCATAGTATAGTAGGTGCGCTGTCGTTGGTTGGGATCCGCTGGTTTGCTTGCTTTTTACCGACCTCGATACCAAAGTTGGTAATGGATCCATGGCTAACAATGCATTTGGTAACCCCCTCGAAAATTACCAAGCCATGCCCGTTCTTTGTTCTGACTTCCTCGAATTTAGGTACTCAAGTGCCTCGTGCTTGTTTGTGATGGCTAGAACTTCTATCGCCAGCGTAGTTCACTGGTAGTACAGAGCCAGATGATAGAGTTCCGTACTAAGGGGGCGCCTGGCAGCCTGGCTGGAACAGTCTCTCGCTTTCTAATTCTAATTGGCATGGCGGTAATCTGCCACCCGACCTCTTGGCACGATCTGTGCCGCGCCTTGATTTATTAGTGTGATataatggatggatggatcgcCGTCGGGGCGGGTGTGGAAAACCTCACTGGCGCTTGGGTTAAGAAATCAACGCTACCGCCTGCCACCTGCCACTGCAGCCCCACAAGCTCAATGTAAGTCAACCgaccctacctaccttacctaccttacctgcCCGCTGCCTTCATCCATTGCAGGACGCGCCTCTTAAAGTCTCCCTTCTCCATCTACAGATGCTTCTGCGCTTGAATCCATCGTCTTGCATCTATCTTCGatcatcttgttgatgttgcctTGAAGGCAAAACCCTCGTCTGGTTCAATTACTGTGTTCAAATATCAAAACGGAGCCCCCTGTATTCAGATCACCCTGCTCCGTACCAAACTTGCCTTGGCCGACCCTAAAACAACCTTGCTTCGTCATCGGAAGACTCCAACACTTTCGACCGCCTCTCCAATTGCTCCCCCCACTGGCAAAATTCAGAGAGAATCGTCATTAAACACTCACTGTGTTGCAATTATCATAGCATATATTTCACTTCACTCCAAAGCTGTGCTTTCGCAGTCACAAAGAACACCAAACAGCCTATTGCTCTTTGGTTATATCCGTCTTCCTCCCGGCTCATGTTCGTTCTGGAATAAGATGGACCCAGAACCACAGAGCCAGACACAGGCATTCCCGCCTTCTACCCGAGGAGACACTATGAAACACGATGGCAAGCCAATTGATGCTAAACAATCAGAGGCCAGCGATCAAGCGAATGCCAAAGCAAGCATATCAGTTCCATCTGGAGCCGGCATTACCGAACAGAGAGTTCCTGGCGGCAGCACTGAGCTCCCATTGCAACCAGCAAAACccttcgacatcttcaaagaCGTGTATGGAGTTAGTCGTACGCCAGGCCCCCCAAGTTCAGATACAGAGAACCAGCATCGACCCATCACGTCTCCTCTTACTCACCCCAATGGTGTCTCCATGTTTCCAGGACTATCAGTTACGGAGCAAGAAGCCATGTCTCGACAAGCTTTTGCACAGGCGGAAGACAACATTGTTGCCGATAGTGACGAATACAGTTCCATAGGTGATGCTGGATCTGATGCCGGATACGGGAGCGACAATATGAGCACTGCAAGTACATCCATCGGGTCGTCTGTTCGGGACTACATGTTTGAGAATGGTCGTCGCTACCATAGCTTCCGAGCCGGTGCCTACAACTTCCCCAACGACGACATAGAACAAGAGAGGGAGGACATGAAACATGCAATGGTGAGACTTCTCTCGGGCCAGAAATTACATTTTGCGCCAATAGACGAAAATCTGCAAAACATACTTGATATTGGAACTGGCACAGGAATCTGGGCAATCGAAAGTAAGGTCAATTCTCTTTTCATTTTCGTCTCAGTAACTAATAGTACAATAGTGGGAGAACAATACCCCAGTGCTCATGTTCTAGGCATCGATTTATCACCCATCCAACCGACATGGTTGCCGCCCAATGTTCACTTCATggttgacgatgttgagtctccttggcttcatcctcagaaTCATTTTGACTATGTACACTCTCGGCACACAGTTCAAGGCATCAAAGACTGGCCTCAACTTTTTAGTAATGCTCTCCAGTAAGTGTCAACTCTGTCAGAGCCAGATCCTTGGATTGTACTTACACGATCTCAGGCATATCAAGCCTGGAGGCTGGATGGAACTCCAAGAAATTCATCATTATCCCCACCATGCAAGAACAGGAGACGCTGTCCCGCCACACGAGCACCCAGTCGCACAGTATTGGACATACATTAATGAGGGGTTAGCACAGCTTGGTGTAGACTTCCCTGCGGCAGCAGGAGGTAAATTGGCTACAAAAATGCAGGCGGCTGGCTTCGTGAACGTCACGGAACGGATATTCCATGTGCCTCTTGGGACTTGGCCCAAGAATCAAGTGCTTAAGACTGTCGGACTGTACTGGCGCACCATACTGACGGATGGCTTACAAGCAATCGCATTGGGCCCCATGTCAAGGGGCATGGGCTGGAGCCGCGAGCAGATTGAGGTGTTTCTTGTCGATGTGCGAAGGGCGTATAGCGACCATACGTCCCTTTTGTATATGCCTATGCACATTGTCTATGGGCAAAAGCCATACTAAATCGTCGAACAGAATCAGAGTACACAAACGAATCAAAAGTCACTTCACGTTCAAAGAAATTACAAGGACATACCAAGTCGACAGCCCTATTATGGTGCAAGGTATCGTGTGGCCGCTAAGGATGCAAGATGGAATGGAGGCGGACGCTATGCTATCTACCCGATAGAACCGGTCGTGGTCTTGGCTGTCTATGGCCAAGCCTCAATGAGAAAAGAGAGCTAGCACTGGGGTATTTGGCCTCGACATCTGATTAATCAACCTTTGGCATCATCCGGACTCATCAATCTGCACGACGACCGGGGTCGAAAAGATTGATCACCCACAGCAAGTGCAGCTTGCTGGACAGATATTCTGGACACAGAAGTTCAGTGAACAACTGGAGATTGCACGTGAGTTCTTGATTTTCGTCCAGGGTTCTACATGAAACATGTCTGTCGGTCATGGGTCTtcagctgctgttgatgcaCGAAACACTTCTACATAGGACAGGAGAATTTCCCCACGATGCAGAGGAGCAGGCATTTCCGTTCCAGACGTGCGATTATTAGGGAACAAGACTGCACGACCCAAAAGCTCCGCGAAAGACGCTTGGTGTTTTTGACGGAGGATGACGGCTTGTAGTAGATTTACTTATGCAGCCAAGCTTCGTGCCACCAGTACCAGCACTTGCTAGCTTCCGTGCTAGCTTGTGGAGAAACTAGGAACATATTTTTAATCTAACCAAACCTGTGTTATCGTAACTACGCACCCCAGCAGTCAATGTATTGTAGAGCTCCCAGGCCATCTGGACTCGACCTTCAGGGATTAAAACCACAGCTTGCAGGACACACACCAATCATGACGACTTTAGAACCAAGCGCGGAATTCAGGCTTTACGCACCTCGCCACATGTTCCACTGGCATTTTGAGGAATGATGGTGGGTGCGGGTGGGTAGATTTGTTCATGCCGCCCATGTCTTGAGCAGAACAGCTCATGTATCCTCGCTACCTTGTTTGTACCCGCATTGGTCATGATCATAGTCTAAGGTCTAGAGTCAAATTGGGGCCATGATGGACAACAATGATGTATAAAACCGCGCATCCCCACGTCCCTTTGCAGCAAGGACTAGGGAACACGACCATTTCACTTGTTCAACATGGCTGAATCACACATTTCGTCCCATTCGCAGAGCCCGCAAAGCCTGGACACATCTCTCATGGTGCAGCTAGCTAGGAAGATTACTGAAGAGACGG
Proteins encoded in this window:
- a CDS encoding related to methyltransferase, whose amino-acid sequence is MDPEPQSQTQAFPPSTRGDTMKHDGKPIDAKQSEASDQANAKASISVPSGAGITEQRVPGGSTELPLQPAKPFDIFKDVYGVSRTPGPPSSDTENQHRPITSPLTHPNGVSMFPGLSVTEQEAMSRQAFAQAEDNIVADSDEYSSIGDAGSDAGYGSDNMSTASTSIGSSVRDYMFENGRRYHSFRAGAYNFPNDDIEQEREDMKHAMVRLLSGQKLHFAPIDENLQNILDIGTGTGIWAIEMGEQYPSAHVLGIDLSPIQPTWLPPNVHFMVDDVESPWLHPQNHFDYVHSRHTVQGIKDWPQLFSNALQHIKPGGWMELQEIHHYPHHARTGDAVPPHEHPVAQYWTYINEGLAQLGVDFPAAAGGKLATKMQAAGFVNVTERIFHVPLGTWPKNQVLKTVGLYWRTILTDGLQAIALGPMSRGMGWSREQIEVFLVDVRRAYSDHTSLLYMPMHIVYGQKPY